AAAGAGGTCGCCAGCGGGCGCACCGACCATCTGGAGGTGACGCAGATCACCTTTGACGCGGGCCAGATCACCTATCGGCAGGTGCTGGACCTGTTCCTACGCTCGATCGACCCGTTCGATGCGGGCGGCCAGTTCTGCGACCGGGGAATGCAGTATTCCACCGCCATTTTTGCCACGCCCGACCAGCAGCCCATCGCGCAGGCCGCCATTGCCGCAGCAGAGGCGGAACTGGGCAAATCGATCGTCACGCCGGTGCGCGATATGGCCACGTTCTACGAGGCAGAGGAATTCCACCAGAATTACGCCAATAGCGAGGAACGCACCCTGACCCGCTTTGGCTGGATCGCCCGCAAGGATGCCTACAAGAACTACCGCGAGGCTTGCGGACGCGACGCGCAGGTGCGCCGCATCTGGGGCAGCGACGCGCCGTTCGTGGGCGGCTAGGCTAGCGCGGCGTCTATCTCTGCGCGTGTGGGCATGGCCCCGGCTGTGCCTGCGCGCCCCACTTGCAACCCGGCCGCAGCAGAGGCAAAGCGCATCGCATCTGGCGGCGACATGGCCGCATCCAGCGCGGCGGCCAAAGCGCCGGTAAAGCAATCGCCCGCGCCAGTGGTGTCCAGCACCTGCTTGGCCATGGCGGGCGCATGAATTTCCGGCGTGCCGCGAGCGTGCCAGCAGGCGCCCTCGGCACCCTTGGTCACGATTACGGTCTCTACCGGCAAATCCTCGAACGGCAGGCCAAGCACATCTTTCAATTGCGCAGCCTCTACCGCGTTCAGAACCAGAATATTGGTGAAGGCCAGCACGGCTTGCGCGGCAGCGGCATCAAACGGGGCGGCGGAATAGACAACCTCCATCCCCAGACCCATTGCATATTCGGCAATCTGGGCCACATGCGCAGTTTCATTCTGGATCAGCAGCAGATCGCCCACATCTGCCCCGTCCAGTGCGGCCTTGGCCTGCGCAAGGTCAATCGCATGGTTCGCGCCGGGATGGATGACAATGCTGTTTTCGCCCCCCGGTTCCAGCAGGATAATGGCGTGGCCCGTGGCCTCTGACACCAGCTGCACGCCCGAAACATCGACCCCGTATGCCGCAAGCACCGCTTCGGCCCCGCCAGCGCCAACGGCCCCGATATGGCGCACCTTCGCCCCCGCCCGCGCCGCGGCGACGGACTGGTTTGCGCCCTTGCCGCCCAGTTCCACCCGGTAGCTGGCCGCAGCCAGCGTTTCGCCCGGGGCCAGCCTGTGGGGCAAGGTGTAGATGTGGTCCTGATTGATTGAGCCGTAGCA
This genomic window from Roseibaca calidilacus contains:
- a CDS encoding PfkB family carbohydrate kinase, whose product is MTVYCYGSINQDHIYTLPHRLAPGETLAAASYRVELGGKGANQSVAAARAGAKVRHIGAVGAGGAEAVLAAYGVDVSGVQLVSEATGHAIILLEPGGENSIVIHPGANHAIDLAQAKAALDGADVGDLLLIQNETAHVAQIAEYAMGLGMEVVYSAAPFDAAAAQAVLAFTNILVLNAVEAAQLKDVLGLPFEDLPVETVIVTKGAEGACWHARGTPEIHAPAMAKQVLDTTGAGDCFTGALAAALDAAMSPPDAMRFASAAAGLQVGRAGTAGAMPTRAEIDAALA
- the msrA gene encoding peptide-methionine (S)-S-oxide reductase MsrA — its product is MRLTTLFATLIAAFFTALPAMAQTQTALVAGGCFWCVESDFRRVDGVTDVRVGFAGGSQPNPEYKEVASGRTDHLEVTQITFDAGQITYRQVLDLFLRSIDPFDAGGQFCDRGMQYSTAIFATPDQQPIAQAAIAAAEAELGKSIVTPVRDMATFYEAEEFHQNYANSEERTLTRFGWIARKDAYKNYREACGRDAQVRRIWGSDAPFVGG